The sequence ATTCTCTCTAGAAACGGTGATTGCTTACTGTATCTGCCCTTAATTATCCTTACCCATTTGTTCCGCCATTTCAGCGTTAATCTACAGCCtattgctgctgctactgctcaATTACATCCAACTGGGAATTGGACTCTTTGAGGGCTGCGATAACACCTATAACATAGTCGCAGGCACCTCCTACGTCGTCCAATCTCCGTATTATCCCGGCGGATATCCCTCAGGCACATCATGTCGCTATCAGTTCATAGCACCGTATGATTATTTCATCCAAATGAATTGTACAGTCAACATGCCAGAGGTAAAATACTTCAAAACCAATCTTCTAATTATGTCGTTAATCATTTTTATCATATTGCCCCTACTGTAGAACGGCGGTTCTTGTACTACAGAACTTTTGTATGTCAGCACCGAAGGCGACGTACAATTACGCGGTTCGGAACAATTTTGTGGCCAAGGCACATTCACTAGGAACTCGCTATTCCGCAGGCTCACCATAGCCTATGCATCTTATGGATCTACAGGCAACTTCCGTTGTTCGCTGACTGTTCTAAAGCAAAATTGCGAGTGTGGTTGGTCGGTAACAGCGAAAATCGCTAATGGAGAAAAAGTGGGCGCCAATGAGTTTCCATTTATGGCGGCGCTGCAAGATAAGACGACTAATACGACTTTTTGTGGCGCTTCGATTAGTGAGTATATAAATGCGTAAGGAGTGAGTATTACATCTttctttaactcattttttaagtttcacaTCGCTATTTATTGACCGCTACCCACTGCAAAAATTATCAACCAGAAGCAGCAAAGATTACAGCGGTCGTTGGCTTCAATCTGCTCTCTGAAGGTATAGCTTTCAGTGGAATTTCAAAACCACGCCGATTGTCTAGCGTTTTACGATTTTCCCTCTCATTCCTATAGTGAACTCCTCGCGTTATGCTGCTTCGTATTCAATTTTAAGATTCTTACCGTACCCCGGCTACTCTGATGAGCCGCTCACAAACGATATTACTCTTGTTCAAACCGCTGGAATTATTGAATGGTCACGTGGTGTAGGACCAATTTGCCTACCACCATCTGCGTAAGTGTCAATTTATTTCCAGTTAAAGCTGAAAGCAGCACATAGAGTTAATGTGACATAGAAAATATGCCGAATGCAGATATTTATTTACCTTCTTCCAGCTCAGCGACTTTTGCTTATAACTATGTGGACGTCGCTGGTTGGGGAACACAAAGCTTTGCCGGTCCGACCAGCGATGCGCTAATGAAAGCCAATCTTATGGTGATCGAAAATTCCGTTTGTCAGCAGAGCTACGACGTACCGATCTATGATTCACAAATCTGCACCAATGACTACTCGGGCTCTGGCCGTGACGCCTGTCAATTCGACTCGGGCGGTCCGGTGATATTGCGAAACTCCCGACTCTTCCTTATTGGCTGCATCAGCTACGGACAACCCTGCGGCCTGGCCCATGGCACTGGTGTGAACACGCGCGTAACCTCCTACTTGAGTTGGATACGCCAACAAACGGGTTATACGACGTGTGTTAAGCCACTGAGTTAATATTGCTGAAATATGTTTGTACacttgtttgttgttatttttggtgtatataaaataaatatgtgcatgtgtattagTAAGAAATATATAGAAATGAATGTTGATTTAAGgaatgcaaaatttatttaaagatttCTGGTTAGGGAGACAAAAGCTCTTGGGACTTTGCGATAAGCTGCAAATTTGGGTTAAATGTCGTTCTTATgatggtttatttatttacgctGAAATAAGCTGACACTTTTCGTACAATCATCGAGTAGAACGAATCGCAAAAGGATGGTGTTGCAATTAGCGTCACTGATTTACTCAGTTAGGACTCCAAAAGTATATTTACTTGCAGTTCTGCTGTGGGCACAACTCTTTACGACGCTAGCCCAAATTAATTGTATGCTACAGGATTATTACTTGCCCGCCAACCAACAAGTGGTCAATATATCCTCGCCTAACTATCCGAATGCCTACAGACCTGGCACGAATTGCAGATTTCGCATAATAGCGCCTTATGCGTATGTAGTAGTGCTCAACTGCCTTTTTGAAGTGGTAAGTACgggaatttttaaatcaaaccGTATCATATTAACCCGACAACCCCTCGACCTTTTGACTTTTCATTCTAGTATCCCAACGCATGCGGCACCAACTACTTCTACATCTCACGCGATGGTGACTTGGATTTCCGTGAAGGCGAAACCTTCTGCTCTGACTCGAATATTAGGCGTACCTCATATTTTCGGCCTATGACTGTGGGTTATTACTCAGCCACACCGAACACCAATCAGCAGGGTCGCTTTTTTTGCCAAGCTTATGCCCAGCAGCAGCCCTGTAATTGCGGCTGGACCACACAGACGCGCATTACAAATGGCCAAGAGGCGACCAAGCATGAATATCCGTCGATGGTTGCCTTGCGAGATCTCAGCTCGACGCAACAGGTTTTCTGCGGTGGCAGCATTGGTGCGTAGTACATGACAGCTAATCCAAAAATCTGTGTATActttaaaacatttcatttttagtgaGTAATCGTCATATTATGACAGCGGCGCACTGTATGCGCGTACAATCAGATCCGCGGAGGATTATCGCCTATGTGGGAGATCACGACCTAAGCAGCAGTGAGTAGATGCTAAAAGCAAAATAACCGACTTATAGAACAATAGTTAAAAAACTGAAGATTTGGGtatttcttcaattatatttGTGGCATCATTTCATTCCCTTATTTTCCTATGTGAGCCATTTTTTAAGGCTCTACTTACAGTAAGAGCTAGGGATCTCTGTAAATTATCAGATTTTTGTCTGCAGGaagaagtatataaaaataattttccaatttatttcaattttttaataagagatCATGAGCAACTGTCTACAActggaaaagaaaatacaaatcaCAAACAAAAAGTTTCCAAAGCCAAATTGTGCCCGTTAAACGGCGATACTATAAAAACATTTGGATACTCAGCTATCAATCAGATAGAACtactgtttatattttttgatttgaaaacaactttttctcgcTATTCTTCCTTTCATTTCTGCCTTGATTTCATTAACCCATACCCTACTTTTGACTTTTGTTTATAATTCATAGTTATTTTTGCCCTGCCTTCTTAGTTCTCTCACATCAAACTACAAGGACCATCCACGagaaaaatcttttcaaaattcaaaagagATAAACTTACATAAGTCCACCTACTCACAAATTAACACTCATTCGCGTTCTCTTTTCTCTGCTATCCCATCAGCCACCGATTCCATGTTTGCCGTGCAACATCGTATACAGCAGATTATCATGCATCCTAATTATGCCTCCACTGCAGTTAGTGTCATCAACGATCTGGCCCTGCTCATCACCATTACGCGCATTGAATGGTCTCGTGGTGTTGGACCCATTTGTCTGCCGCTACTACAAGCGTTTGTCTAAACACCCATTCCTCGCATTTCGtcattcattcaaatttattttcgtaCCTTTATCTTCTCTAGCTCTGATTTATTCACCTACCGCACCGTGGATGTTACCGGCTGGGGTACCACCTCCTTTGCCGGCCCCAAATCAAATACGCTACAAAAAATCGAACTGTTGACTGTCGAAAATCGTGCCTGCGAATCACAATTCAATACCACCATCATTCCCTCACAAATTTGCACCTACGACTTTCGTGGTCTAGGACAAGACTCATGCCAATACGACTCTGGCGGTCCGGTTATCCTCAGGCAACAGCAACAGCCGTCACAGCCATCACGCATGTATGCGCTTGGAGTAATCAGTTATGGTGGGCCGTGTGGGGCACGTTATGCGGTGGGCGTAAATACACGAATCACGACTTATCTGCGTTGGATCTGGAGATATGTGCAAAGTGCTGAAGGTGTGTGTGCACCTTAGGCATCAAAATATACCAATTGTTGTATTGTAAGTACTTAAGACGGTAAGaagagattttttataaattgaactagtttggaaaaaatgtaaaatacaagaaaaatgtAGTCTTACTTCATGTCAAGCGGTAAGATGTGAGTCCGATTGTCTTTTTTTCGGTGCAATTTGAACAAAAGCTTGAGTTACGAAAGCTTTAAGGGCATTGAAGAGTTGTGGCTTCTTGGCATAGACCTGCGACTACAGAGATTTCGGAGAAGAAAAAATCTAGCCAGACCTGGAGAATCAGAATCAAACTGTTTCTATTAGGAAACCCTGCGCGAATAAAATTGTGTATATTCCAAGGGATATACAATTTTACGCGGCCTCCGatcgcaaatggttttttaagagaatttttttcatgacactcggaggcttaccaCTGCTTGCCGAGAAACGAGCGCTAGaaggaaaaactttttcgagCCTTTGCTGTTTCACGCCCGGATATTCGAACCTGTGTACTTCATTTGTGGtagtactttttaatttttgcacttttatcAAAGCCGCTAGCAAAATCATCACATAAACAAGACTAGTTTAAAACTGACGtcacaaaagtttttttttccaagGGGCCTCAGTCTTCTATTATATAAGATAATATATTGCAGTTTACTCAGGATCTCACTCTCAGAAGTGGGGCTTGTCTCTGCCTTTGGGCAGATTTCAGATCTAAAGTGTCTCCACGCCTGTGAGTCTAGTAGATTAGCGCCATTACCTACCAATACAAATTCCACAGAGGTGTTAAAAAAAACGAGCCCTTTATTGAAGacgtttttcgaatttttttgtgttagttttaataataaaaattcatcagTTACTGGCTCACAACTGGAATAAAATGGATTTCCAAGACGAAATTTGACAAAGTTGTAATTTTGAAAGTTTCCCAATCTATCCTTATTCGAGTACATAgaagaaattttatatgaaagaatttATGACTTCGATATTCAAATACTTTCAAGCACATTTTGAggttgtgtgtgtatgcgtgtgtttgTATGTCTGCTAACATTCTCTTGTAATACTGGCAATTCCATCTACTCTTTACTGattgctgctactgctgctgatGATATGGCGATTACAAAGGActtaatttacatttaaattaaaatggcCTCTTTCTTCGCCGAAAGTCACTGTTCTACATTTCAATCGCAATTGTTTTATAGTttatggaaaatcacaaccaaaaCACATACTAGGCGGCATTTCCAGACAAATTCACTCCTTCCGGAATAAAATTGGTTCTTGGCTGAACTAAAAATTTAAGCTGCAGATTCGGTGCGAAcaataatatcttaaaattttgaaaatattaaattgaagttGACTCTGATAAcggaaaaatatgtaaacagagattttaaaattaatttcaatataaaaaatttaaaagccaggacttaaaatcttatttaaaatgaattgttAATTCCGTAGTTTATTCCAAAGGCCCAAGCGAAGAAAAGTTAGCATTAGATTTTCCGAAGATTTAAACgcgtaaattttaaaaacaaaatttttttttgtaaatttaagttgccaatctatttatttattgatgtaTTCATAAAGTCTATGGCTACATTAGAAACCTTGCAGGCTAGAtttgatttgaataaaagttatgAGCTCGAGGAATAAAGCTCATGCAAAAGTTAAGGTCAAGAAAAAGCGATGCCCAGCAAATTGAGGTTTTTAGAAGGACAATTAACTATTTATTCTAAGTGGCCAGATGAAAGAAtttggaaattggaaattttgaaattgtgtCAGTTTTAGGTTTTGGGATCTatttttaaccctagaacacacacccagaaaataccacgtaaaaacacacccgggatacgtttgtacccgggaccttattttgcggtttttttaatgcttattcaaccgatttctatgattttttttttaaatgtatattttaatatataaaaagtattttgtcttttgtttcattcgaatattcctactggttccagcgatatgggcaaataaagtcagcACATGCAgcagtggatttttgtttttgttgttgtcttgataaatgcaaaacaaaataatataatttataataatatacttgtagagtaacaacgaatacacattttggtttttatttcattgaaatattctacctggttcaaaagatatgtgcaaaaaggtcgcgcaaggtatgggtacgtaggtagcaaatacactggaataactggtttttgtattttatatgcagctgcaagggttgttttcacacgagatgttgttataaatgctgcctgttgatattttcattattgttttggtgctcaaaagtgtaagaagtgaaaatataagtgaaaataaatataactgaaactataaataactggatacgaaatgacttcaagaagaaacgaatatttatcaagtgcagcatatagaaggtaaaaaatgtaaaataagcaacaatgtaaacatatactaattttttttattatgcaggctaactgaggaacagcgagaatcatatatacaatctttatttgatgaaatttgtgacgatgatgctccctatgactttgactcagaagatgaagaagaaatccaattcaatgacattgaaattgctgatgacgatgctgaagtttcgcaaagtgccgcagaaatattacctgattatgcggactatgagagtagaagaaaataatgaattatctgctagtggcgaaaaatttgttgcacgtgatggtactgagtggatgaaagaaccaaatttaagtcgtcaggtactcagacaaaatattataagagaacgttctggaccagctagatgcactgaaatgttgtcaatagagcaaacattcaaatgtttcatgaacgttgaaatggctgatataattatgcgccacacaaataagttagcaaaagaaacttataatgcttacaacaatgcgcatccaaacacaactcctaagttATGGgcgcctgtgtcaataacagggctgtatgcattttttggcatacttattatgactggtgcgaaccatagcaatggagaacatgttcgagatttatggagcgtcaaaaactatcctttatatcgcgccacaatgggagtcaaccgtttctgttcgatattgcggttcctaagatttgacgataaaaacactcgtgcaacacgcttactaactgataaagcagcaccgatcagtgagttgtggacgatgatgaacaataatcttgctacacattacaagcccagctcatgcttgacgattgatgaacaattatttccttaccgtggacgcacacggtttacgcagtacataccgtcaaaacctgctaaatatggtgtcaaggtttggtggatttgcgatgccacaaatgcatatccactgcatggacaaatatataatggccaagcagaaactggtagggaatcgaaccaaggcgaacgagtggtgaagaatttgtctgccaaataccaaggaagtggccgaaacattacaatggacaatttttttacgaccttgccagttgcagaactgcttctcacctggaaactcacgatcgttggaactttgcgcaaaaacaaatcatatattcctcaagaaatgaagcagaacaaaaacaggacaattggttcaacgacatttggcttcaaaaataatgtgacaatgtgctcttatgttcccaaaaaaaaataaagcagtaattttgctttcgaccatgcataatgatgctgaaatagctgacagtgggaaacctgaaataattgaatattataatcgtaccaaaggtggtgttgatcgaatggaccaaatgtttgcggaatatccaacacaaagacaaacaaaacgatggccactagcgatgttcttcaacatgttggacattacagctcttgcagcctacattgtctacgatttgaataaccctatgttgcgcagcttggctgaagcattgtgtatgcccattattgaagccagagccataaatcgtcaagtgacgcgaaatttttcgactaaaattgctattgaagcatatttcaaccgaccgctggaatcaatggtgtcaacagcagcatcaacatctgccgcagcgcgcacgccaaaacctgtgtccggatcttgctatttatgttacgcacaagaggaaaaacgccgtagaaaaaccagaaagctgtgcgccaaatgtaagaagccaatgtgtcttgaacattcggtcacatcaacaaattgctctatttgccatgattttccttagatataatatgcatttttataatttttataataaaagtcaataatataatgtgtgaaatgaatatttttaatttttcaaataaaaaaataatataaaaaatgttttttttttgattattatgaggatttttactattggggtacaaacgtatcccgggtgtgtgtttacgtatataatgtgtttggaaggctgtagctcctgaaccaatggtccgatctggttcaaattttgaatttgaactcaaaactaaataatcttcctagatccgaagttagcgATATAGAGGTATAgtggttcaaaagttacaacacttcaaagttgaagtggatacatttgtacccgggtgtgtgttctagggttatggctcatcaaaaaaattacaaaatgcaaattGTTAAATTCTGTAGTTTCTAcgatttgttattaaaaaatttcgaattttgtttgaaatgttCTCAATCAAtctcaaaatataatatattctaAATGACTAGTtggaaaaatttgatattttgcaaatttcgaaagtttaaaacttttttatcatattttgtttcgtaaaaattgtaaatttttgctAATGCATTAATTCCCGATGttctaatttattataaatgactagacaaaatatttaaaatttggcatttatttttttgaaattgtgaaaatttttaatttggtttttaagaaataaaacttttctttatttcattactTATTGATTTCGAATTTACTATAAATGGctgtaacaaaaattaaaatctaaatttttcgaaatttgaaattccgtaattttatttgtattttaaattttttttaaattcgaaattctcaaaattttacgttttgttttaaattttaggtAATTGTTATTTTCGTAAAATGCTATATATGTAAAAAAGGTTGCCTTgccataaattttgtttgaaaatttcaaattatgtaGGTCTTTTATCTTGTTTTCTAAAACTTCGTTATATTAACATCGTAGTTTATTCTAAGTGATTAAATAATCGTAAGAAAAtgaataactaaatattttgaaatttcgaaacTTTTCATACAGAAGCCTTACCTTTCTCAATCTTTCAATCAACAAATCTCTCTGTAAAATATCCAAAAAGGGAAACTAAACTTAAGGTGCAATATATTCCACTTAATCTTAGAAAatgaaaagatataaaaaatataaaataatgtatTCCTAAGGGCGGTAATTTGCATTGTCGGGACTATGGTAATCGATTATAAACTTATGATATTCCGTACAAtgatttcaattcaattcaacgggccaacaatttcaattttttggtgCATAGAAACAGTCTCTTACAGCCTCTTAGGTGGGCTCCCAAAACTCTCAGCCGCATATcgaattattttgttattatctTACTTCCACTGCCATTTAGCTTCAAAGCAAATCCTAAATCCCTTTTTCCCCTCTCCCCTGATAACACCCTTTACTTGCCCATTGATTGTAATGCAGTTTTCCGCAATCGCCGTCTCCACTTGTTATATGATGAACAAAATGTGGCCGAGTGCACTTACGTAATTCTTCATAATTGTTATTGTCATCGTCGTTTGTACTGAGCCCCACCAACAGCACTTGCATAAATAAAGTTCATTTGTGTCGATGTACTAAAGTCGaacgaaagcaaaaataaaaacaacaacaaagccaaaaacaaaaaaaaaagcgtcAGAGCAATAATataagaatataataaaaaaaggatacTTGGACTGCCCGACGGACGCTTGTACGCTCACTCAGAGTGCCAGTCAGTCGTTCAATGCTTCAGCGGGACTGGCAAGCACTTCCTCAACGTtcaacatcagcagcaacatCCTCATCAGATCAGgaacaaaaaagaataaaaataaaataaataaaggacaCAAAACAATGTTGCAACAAAATCTCTTCACGCGAAAGTggccaaagaaaaaagtgtggcatagaaaaaattttaagaaacaagAACAAATGCATTGTAATAAAGCATAGCGCAGGCGAGGCGGCAACAGCAGCCGCAATcactaaacaacaacaataacaaagacGTAATGTGAAAAGTAGAAACAAAGAAACGCAAATGAGAAAGAAAAAGGTGAAATGCAAATGGCAAAAGACAAAAAAGGGTTAATTCGAGTGGGCTACCCAATGCAGTGAGTACTTTAGAGCTGCTCTGGCTGCGCTCGGGCAAGTGGCAGCAAAAGTGAAGTGGTCCACACGCACGCCCACACCGCCGAGCGCACGCCCGCAGTCAGCCAAGCACACACTTCAATTCCTCACTTCTTTACATACGTTGTGACCCCGTCGCTGACCCCGTTTCGCTGCGCACTGAGCGCTGTATGAATtcgtttctatttattttttatttatttatttacatatttgtattttttcgttattaaataaaagtacaaaaaaaagcaagaaatgataataaaaatccAGCTGCATTTGGGTACTCCTCCTCTGTCCTCCGTCCGCTAACTTTTTTGTCGTTCCATTTTTTACTACCTTAAATGTAATTCTTTCCTATTACCGTCCGCTTGTCAGTTTATCCTTTAGTGCTTCTATGCAATTAACTAGCAAACAATCACAACTAGTTACAACATTTTCGCCGGGCATTACTCCTGCGCACTTCTCAATGCGATCTCCTCCGCtaagttaatttttgatattttaactaTGAAGTTGTTATTTTTCTTGCTGTGTTACTGGTTTGTTCCACAATTACTGCCACAATTTTTACTGTCCTTCTGGCGCAGCTGCTGATGACCATTAGCCAGCATGCCGTAGATGCTTGCGGGTGGTGACACGCGTCCCCTCTGTCCGTATAATAATTTCAAGTATTTTTGTCTTAAttattttgccattgtttttgttgttgcaacatttttatttcctgCTTGCATATATTCATGATGTCAGCCGCAATTAAACTGCACTTCTGGAATCCATACGTTTTCGCATGCGGGGCACCCACACTCTCGCAACGCAGTCACTAATGCAATCAGAGCGAATATTACGTATACGCTTTGATGTCCCGCGCAAATTAGCGCAAGTGCTCTTCTGCGTTTTATTTCGTCATTTCtgctattttgctttttttccatttttattttttataattactaGTGCATTTTCTGtgttcattttctttttaattgttttaaaattatttgcgtAAAATTTCAAGTTCATGTTCAAGTTAAAGTAAAAGTGGTCCGGTCCTTAAACAGCTTTCGCCTCGCTGTTGGGACTTAAGTGGCAATTAGTTATGTTGCATTTTTAACCTTTGATGT is a genomic window of Anastrepha ludens isolate Willacy chromosome 6, idAnaLude1.1, whole genome shotgun sequence containing:
- the LOC128866565 gene encoding venom serine protease, producing the protein MNEMTHKQTLIYSLLLLLLLNYIQLGIGLFEGCDNTYNIVAGTSYVVQSPYYPGGYPSGTSCRYQFIAPYDYFIQMNCTVNMPENGGSCTTELLYVSTEGDVQLRGSEQFCGQGTFTRNSLFRRLTIAYASYGSTGNFRCSLTVLKQNCECGWSVTAKIANGEKVGANEFPFMAALQDKTTNTTFCGASIISHRYLLTATHCKNYQPEAAKITAVVGFNLLSEVNSSRYAASYSILRFLPYPGYSDEPLTNDITLVQTAGIIEWSRGVGPICLPPSASATFAYNYVDVAGWGTQSFAGPTSDALMKANLMVIENSVCQQSYDVPIYDSQICTNDYSGSGRDACQFDSGGPVILRNSRLFLIGCISYGQPCGLAHGTGVNTRVTSYLSWIRQQTGYTTCVKPLS
- the LOC128866563 gene encoding venom serine protease; the encoded protein is MVLQLASLIYSVRTPKVYLLAVLLWAQLFTTLAQINCMLQDYYLPANQQVVNISSPNYPNAYRPGTNCRFRIIAPYAYVVVLNCLFEVYPNACGTNYFYISRDGDLDFREGETFCSDSNIRRTSYFRPMTVGYYSATPNTNQQGRFFCQAYAQQQPCNCGWTTQTRITNGQEATKHEYPSMVALRDLSSTQQVFCGGSIVSNRHIMTAAHCMRVQSDPRRIIAYVGDHDLSSTTDSMFAVQHRIQQIIMHPNYASTAVSVINDLALLITITRIEWSRGVGPICLPLLQASDLFTYRTVDVTGWGTTSFAGPKSNTLQKIELLTVENRACESQFNTTIIPSQICTYDFRGLGQDSCQYDSGGPVILRQQQQPSQPSRMYALGVISYGGPCGARYAVGVNTRITTYLRWIWRYVQSAEGVCAP